The Thermogemmatispora onikobensis genome contains the following window.
TTCAAGCCATCGCGCACCACCTCATGGCGCATGGCATCCAGCGAGAACGGTCCCACCGTGATTGTTGACGAACTGGCGGAGCCGCGCACATTCGAGGCCCGGCGCAGAATCGCCTTAATCCGCGCCAGCAACTGACGCGGGCTAAAGGGCTTGCGCAGGTAGTCGTCGGCCCCCAACTCCAGCCCGCGGATCTCATCCTCCTCCTGATCATGGGCTGTCAGAATCAGCACCATCGAGTTGGTCTCATTGCGCATCTGGCGGCAGACCTCGAAACCGTCGATCTTGGGCATCTCAACATCCAGGATCACCAGGTCGGGCAGTGTCTCGCGCCAGCGCTTGATCGCCTGCTCGCCATCGAAGGCGCGCACTACCTCGTAGCCATGCCCTTTGAGCCAGTAGCTCAGGATGTCCACCATATCGCGGTCGTCATCCGCTACCAGGATCTTCACGTGTCTTTCCTCCTGATTTGCAAGCCTGTAGCTGCTCTTCTCCCCCAAGGGGGACGGATCGGCGTGTGTTCGTGGCTATAGCTAGCCGGTCGAGCTTTCTTTCACTGCTAGTAACGGGCTGTGCTGAGGGGAGTAACAGCATGATACAATCTGGGCTATGACCAGTCACCTGATTGGCTACCTCGTCGTGCCAATCCTGGACCCCCGGCGCCGGGGTCCAGCGCTGCGGCGACCAGATCAGAGAGGCAGGCGCTGGACAAAGGCAGCGTGAGGCGAGGCGGGGTCAGCAGGTGTCGCTTCTCTCTTCTACCAGGGAGGGGCAACAAGCAGATCGCCAGAGGAAGGAGCACGAGCAGTATGACGAGTGCCCAATCCAGCACGCCAGGACGCGAGGCGTTGCTGGCGCAGGCGCGGGCGGCAGCTCTGCAGGCCCATGCGCCTTATTCCCATTTCCGGGTTGGCGCGGTTGTGGTGGCCGATGGCCAGCTCTATCGCGGGGTGAATATCGAGAGCTCCAGCTATGGGCTGACGCTCTGCGCGGAGCGCGCGGCCCTGGCTGCCGCCCTCAGCGCGGGTGCGCGCCAGATCACGCATGTGGCGGTTGCCTGTATTGATGCGCCGCCTTCCGCTCCCGCTTCGGCGCGTACTCCCTGTGGGGCCTGTCGCCAATGGTTGGCCGATCTGGCCCCACAGGCGACCGTCTATATCGATGGGCTGGAAGAAAGCTTGACGGTCAAGGAGCTGTTGCCCTACGCTTTCGTCCTGTAGGCCCAGGGGCCTGCAGGCCCGCAGCGAACGACCGGGTCGGGCTGGACTGGCTCCGGCCCGATCCGCTGCTGACTGGCCCGGCTGCCGCATGCAAGATGTCGGCTGACCCTCTTCTTCCCTCAGCACCTGCTTTTATCTCCACCAATACGATATCTGGTGAAAATGATCGATTTCTGGTACAATATAAGCAGCGTGTTCCAGCATGGCTGATTGCTGGCCATGCTGGCCCCAGTTAGGGAGTGTACCTTGCCAG
Protein-coding sequences here:
- a CDS encoding response regulator transcription factor — its product is MKILVADDDRDMVDILSYWLKGHGYEVVRAFDGEQAIKRWRETLPDLVILDVEMPKIDGFEVCRQMRNETNSMVLILTAHDQEEDEIRGLELGADDYLRKPFSPRQLLARIKAILRRASNVRGSASSSTITVGPFSLDAMRHEVVRDGL
- a CDS encoding cytidine deaminase, with the protein product MTSAQSSTPGREALLAQARAAALQAHAPYSHFRVGAVVVADGQLYRGVNIESSSYGLTLCAERAALAAALSAGARQITHVAVACIDAPPSAPASARTPCGACRQWLADLAPQATVYIDGLEESLTVKELLPYAFVL